The Rhizobium leguminosarum genome includes a region encoding these proteins:
- a CDS encoding LysE family translocator, producing MSLAALLTYAGALFIAAAIPGPGITAIVARALGSNFRETFFMGLGLVLGDMAYLTAVILGLAFVAQTFTEVFISIKIAGVLYLGYIAWKLWTAGLLPQDIAARKSTNVGMSFLSGLLVTLGNPKTMLFYVALVPTLIDIGNIGLRDYALLLTTTFVVLIVVLVPYMLLASRARTMLREPRALQALNRVAAGILAGTAAFIATRAA from the coding sequence ATGAGCCTTGCCGCCTTGCTGACCTATGCCGGAGCGCTGTTCATCGCCGCGGCCATTCCGGGACCGGGGATCACCGCGATCGTCGCACGCGCGCTCGGCTCGAACTTCCGCGAGACCTTCTTCATGGGTCTCGGCCTGGTGCTCGGCGACATGGCCTATCTGACAGCGGTCATTCTCGGCCTTGCCTTCGTGGCGCAAACCTTCACCGAGGTGTTCATATCAATCAAGATCGCCGGCGTCCTCTATCTCGGTTACATCGCCTGGAAACTCTGGACGGCAGGATTGCTGCCGCAGGATATCGCGGCGCGCAAATCCACCAATGTCGGCATGTCCTTCCTCTCCGGCCTGCTGGTGACGCTCGGCAATCCGAAGACGATGCTCTTCTATGTTGCCCTGGTGCCGACGCTGATCGATATCGGCAATATCGGCCTGCGAGACTATGCGCTCCTGCTGACCACCACCTTCGTGGTACTGATCGTCGTGCTCGTGCCCTATATGCTGCTTGCCTCGCGGGCCCGCACGATGCTGAGAGAGCCGCGGGCCTTGCAGGCGCTGAACCGGGTTGCCGCCGGCATCCTCGCCGGCACGGCCGCCTTCATCGCCACGCGGGCCGCCTGA
- a CDS encoding DMT family transporter, translating into MEAIMGSDIRRGTAEMTAAMLISGTIGWFVVMSGQPVSGVVFWRCLFGALTLLVICGALGLLRPGIITLRAFGIAIFGGVAIVLNWLLLFASYSHATISIATTVYNTQPFMLLVLGALFLGEKITATKLFWLALAFAGMVAIVQAKPGAGGAAFDGYGLGILMALGAAFFYALAALAAKWLKGTPPHLIALIQVATGMLMLAPMTDFSHPPGDVGAWAILVTVGVVHTGLMYVLLYGAIQRLPTHLTGALSFIYPIAAILVDRLAFGHALQPMQILGAAIILLAAAGMNLGWTPRWLRPRALES; encoded by the coding sequence ATGGAGGCGATTATGGGCAGCGACATCAGACGAGGCACGGCGGAAATGACGGCAGCGATGCTGATCTCGGGGACGATCGGCTGGTTCGTCGTCATGTCGGGCCAGCCTGTCAGCGGTGTGGTCTTCTGGCGCTGCCTGTTCGGCGCGCTCACCTTGCTTGTCATCTGCGGCGCTCTCGGGCTGCTGCGGCCCGGCATCATCACGCTGCGCGCCTTCGGCATCGCCATTTTCGGCGGCGTCGCCATCGTCTTGAACTGGCTGCTGCTGTTTGCCTCCTATTCGCATGCGACGATCTCGATCGCGACGACCGTCTATAACACCCAGCCCTTCATGCTGCTGGTGCTCGGCGCACTTTTTCTCGGCGAGAAGATCACCGCCACCAAGCTGTTCTGGCTGGCGCTCGCCTTCGCCGGCATGGTGGCGATCGTCCAGGCAAAACCCGGTGCGGGCGGCGCTGCGTTCGACGGCTACGGCCTCGGCATCCTGATGGCGCTCGGTGCTGCCTTCTTCTATGCGCTCGCAGCGCTTGCCGCGAAATGGCTGAAGGGCACGCCGCCACATCTGATCGCGCTCATCCAGGTCGCAACCGGCATGCTGATGCTGGCGCCGATGACCGACTTTTCCCATCCGCCGGGGGATGTCGGCGCCTGGGCGATCCTCGTCACCGTCGGCGTCGTCCATACCGGGCTGATGTATGTGCTGCTCTACGGCGCGATCCAGAGGCTGCCGACGCATCTCACCGGCGCCCTGTCCTTCATCTATCCGATCGCGGCGATCCTCGTCGATCGGCTCGCCTTCGGCCACGCGCTGCAGCCGATGCAGATATTAGGTGCGGCGATCATTCTCCTTGCCGCCGCCGGCATGAATCTCGGCTGGACGCCGCGGTGGCTGCGGCCGCGGGCGCTCGAGAGCTGA
- a CDS encoding Lrp/AsnC family transcriptional regulator translates to MANDVQSLDEIDQAILEALAGNARISLKELAQQVGLSSPSAAERLRRLEERGVIKAFTIDLDPAAVGYPLQAIVRVRPLPGQLHVVERIIQEIPEIIECDKVTGDDCFIARLVIRSMADLDGILDRVAEKAETNTAMIKASPVKRRLPPLSRKR, encoded by the coding sequence GTGGCTAATGATGTGCAATCGCTCGACGAAATCGATCAGGCCATTCTGGAGGCGTTGGCCGGCAATGCGCGGATCTCGCTGAAGGAGTTGGCGCAGCAGGTCGGCCTGTCCTCGCCGAGTGCCGCCGAGCGTCTGCGCCGGCTGGAGGAGCGCGGCGTCATCAAGGCCTTCACCATCGACCTCGATCCCGCCGCCGTCGGTTATCCCCTGCAGGCGATTGTGCGGGTGCGTCCGCTGCCGGGACAGCTGCACGTCGTCGAGCGGATCATTCAGGAGATTCCCGAAATCATCGAATGCGACAAGGTGACGGGTGATGATTGTTTTATCGCCCGCTTGGTCATCCGCTCGATGGCGGATCTCGACGGCATCCTGGATAGGGTCGCCGAAAAGGCGGAGACCAACACCGCGATGATCAAGGCCTCGCCCGTCAAGCGTCGCCTGCCGCCGCTTTCACGAAAAAGGTAG
- a CDS encoding GNAT family N-acetyltransferase, translating into MAERLDSAGLTFRQDYFGDPAGWAALVCLLRDIFGIDIGPLQQLGGPDPTSMPFGWFDAEGELAANISAFALPFVLNGRIVHAAGLQSGAVRPPWSGRGLYRDVTVKALDWCEKQGFEAVILYTDKPSLYEPYGFHAIPLHRYEGAPPAPSSSAAPARPLLPTNADDLALLQALLKRRSPVSTSLAVTVNAAMFLINTQLDPDVRISFLEDKQAVIAWKIDEAGRFSLLDIVAADIPPLAAILAGLQIAPASVEVLFRPDKLGWEGAPQPLGGGTRLMLRGLGDATPDFPAMLSPMAEF; encoded by the coding sequence ATGGCAGAGCGCCTCGACAGCGCTGGCCTGACCTTCCGGCAGGACTATTTCGGCGACCCTGCCGGCTGGGCGGCCCTGGTCTGCCTGCTTAGGGATATTTTCGGCATCGATATCGGGCCGCTGCAACAGCTTGGCGGCCCCGATCCCACCAGCATGCCGTTCGGCTGGTTTGATGCCGAAGGCGAGCTTGCGGCCAATATTTCAGCCTTTGCGCTGCCCTTCGTCCTCAATGGCAGGATCGTCCACGCCGCCGGGCTGCAATCCGGCGCGGTGCGGCCGCCATGGAGTGGCCGCGGGCTCTATCGCGACGTCACTGTGAAAGCGCTCGACTGGTGCGAGAAGCAGGGCTTTGAAGCCGTCATCCTCTATACCGACAAGCCGTCGCTTTACGAACCCTATGGTTTCCACGCGATACCGCTGCATCGATACGAGGGAGCGCCACCCGCCCCGTCGTCTTCCGCCGCACCCGCCCGGCCGCTTTTGCCGACAAACGCGGATGATCTTGCCCTGCTGCAAGCGCTGCTGAAAAGACGAAGCCCGGTTTCGACCTCGCTGGCGGTCACGGTGAATGCGGCGATGTTTCTGATCAACACCCAGCTCGATCCCGATGTCCGGATCAGCTTCCTGGAAGACAAACAGGCGGTGATCGCCTGGAAGATCGATGAGGCGGGCCGCTTCAGCCTTCTCGATATCGTGGCGGCTGATATCCCGCCGCTTGCAGCGATCCTCGCCGGACTGCAGATCGCCCCCGCCTCCGTCGAGGTGCTTTTCCGTCCCGACAAGCTCGGCTGGGAGGGCGCTCCACAACCGTTGGGAGGCGGCACGAGGCTGATGCTGCGCGGGCTCGGCGATGCCACCCCGGATTTTCCGGCGATGCTGTCGCCGATGGCGGAATTCTAG
- the dut gene encoding dUTP diphosphatase has product MTIHHDTRPTLNLIRLANGEGLDLPAYESKGAAGLDLRAAVDEAAPLTLLPGKRALVPTGFIFEIPEGFEGQVRPRSGLAFKNGITCLNSPGTVDSDYRGEVKVLLVNLGEEPFVISRGMRIAQMVIAPVTQARVAEITAASETVRGAGGFGSTGV; this is encoded by the coding sequence ATGACCATTCATCACGATACGCGCCCGACGCTGAACCTGATCCGCTTAGCCAATGGCGAAGGCCTCGATCTGCCCGCCTATGAAAGCAAGGGAGCGGCCGGTTTGGACCTGCGTGCCGCCGTCGACGAGGCAGCACCACTGACGCTTCTGCCCGGCAAGCGGGCGCTGGTGCCGACCGGCTTCATTTTCGAGATCCCCGAAGGTTTCGAGGGGCAGGTGCGGCCGCGCTCCGGCCTGGCCTTCAAAAACGGCATCACCTGCCTGAATTCGCCAGGCACTGTCGACAGCGACTATCGCGGCGAAGTGAAAGTGCTGCTCGTCAATCTCGGCGAGGAGCCCTTCGTCATCTCGCGCGGCATGCGTATCGCCCAGATGGTGATCGCGCCGGTGACCCAGGCACGGGTGGCCGAGATCACCGCGGCCAGCGAGACGGTGCGCGGCGCAGGCGGCTTCGGCTCCACCGGCGTCTGA
- a CDS encoding peptide chain release factor 3 translates to MAESLAEAVSRRRTFAIIAHPDAGKTTLTEKLLLFGGAIQLAGEVKAKKDRMQTRSDWMKIERERGISVVTSVMTFEYNDNVFNILDTPGHEDFADDTYRTLTAVDAAVMVIDAAKGIEPRTLKLFEVCRMRDIPIITFINKMDRESRDPFEILDEVEEKLALDTAPITWPIGRSKTFCGSYNIAANTVRGSDTEIEGTPVNGPQSVAGRLPENERQVFVEETELAIEACRPFDRQAFLEGHMTPVFFGSALRNYGVRDLINALGDFAPPPRDQIADTRTVHATDDKMTAFVFKIQANMDPNHRDRIAFARICSGKLERGMKARLARTGKQLGLTAPQFFFASQRQLADTAYAGDVVGIPNHGTLRIGDTLTEGESLVFQGVPNFSPEILRRVRLEDAMKAKKLKEALQQMAEEGVVQLFSPEDGSPAIVGVVGALQLDVLKERLMAEYGLPVSFEMSRFSVCRWISADQPADLEKFLTVKRGDIARDLDGDPVFLAQDGFSLRYESERHPAVKMVAIKEYHAAKAA, encoded by the coding sequence ATGGCCGAAAGTCTCGCCGAGGCGGTCTCCCGCCGCCGTACATTCGCTATTATCGCCCACCCGGACGCGGGTAAGACGACGCTCACCGAAAAGCTGCTGCTGTTCGGCGGCGCCATTCAGCTTGCCGGCGAAGTCAAGGCGAAGAAGGATCGCATGCAGACGCGCTCCGACTGGATGAAGATCGAGCGCGAACGCGGCATCTCCGTCGTCACCTCGGTGATGACCTTCGAATATAACGATAATGTCTTCAACATCCTCGACACGCCGGGTCACGAGGATTTCGCCGACGACACCTATCGCACGCTGACGGCCGTCGACGCCGCCGTCATGGTCATCGATGCCGCCAAGGGCATCGAGCCGCGCACGCTGAAGCTCTTCGAAGTCTGCCGCATGCGCGATATCCCGATCATCACCTTCATCAACAAGATGGACCGCGAAAGCCGCGATCCCTTCGAGATCCTCGACGAGGTGGAAGAGAAGCTGGCGCTGGATACGGCGCCGATCACCTGGCCGATCGGCCGCTCGAAGACCTTTTGCGGCTCGTATAATATCGCCGCCAACACGGTGCGCGGTTCGGATACCGAAATCGAGGGAACGCCGGTCAACGGCCCGCAAAGCGTGGCGGGCAGGCTGCCGGAAAACGAGCGCCAGGTGTTCGTCGAGGAGACCGAGCTGGCGATCGAGGCCTGCCGTCCGTTCGACCGTCAGGCCTTCCTGGAAGGCCATATGACACCTGTCTTTTTCGGCTCGGCGCTGCGCAATTACGGCGTTCGCGACCTCATCAACGCTCTCGGCGATTTTGCGCCGCCGCCGCGTGACCAGATCGCCGATACCAGGACCGTGCATGCGACCGACGACAAGATGACGGCCTTCGTCTTCAAGATCCAGGCCAACATGGATCCCAACCACCGCGACCGCATCGCCTTTGCCCGCATCTGCTCCGGCAAGCTCGAGCGCGGCATGAAGGCACGACTTGCCCGCACCGGCAAACAGCTCGGCCTGACGGCGCCGCAATTCTTCTTCGCCTCGCAGCGCCAACTCGCCGACACCGCCTATGCCGGCGACGTCGTCGGCATTCCCAACCACGGCACGCTCCGGATCGGCGATACGCTGACCGAAGGTGAATCGCTGGTCTTCCAGGGCGTGCCGAACTTCTCGCCGGAGATCCTGCGCCGCGTGCGTCTGGAAGACGCCATGAAGGCGAAGAAGCTCAAGGAAGCCCTGCAGCAGATGGCCGAAGAAGGCGTCGTCCAGCTGTTTTCGCCGGAAGACGGCTCGCCGGCGATCGTCGGCGTCGTCGGCGCCCTGCAGCTCGACGTCTTGAAGGAGCGGCTGATGGCCGAATACGGCCTGCCGGTCTCCTTCGAAATGTCGCGTTTCTCGGTCTGCCGCTGGATCTCGGCCGATCAGCCGGCCGATCTCGAAAAATTCCTCACCGTCAAACGCGGCGATATCGCCCGCGATCTCGACGGCGATCCGGTCTTCCTCGCCCAGGACGGCTTCTCGCTGCGTTACGAGTCCGAGCGTCATCCGGCAGTCAAGATGGTCGCCATCAAGGAATATCACGCCGCCAAGGCGGCGTGA
- a CDS encoding HlyD family type I secretion periplasmic adaptor subunit, with the protein MQDMKVVPLPVSPPAAPVPLRLTGVTFTGFAIMFLFFGMAGGWATLAPLDSAAVAPGVIKVAGDRKLIQHLEGGIIAELHAANGDIVKAGKVLIQLDNTPAKARLDLIQNRIATRESLAARLRAERDGKAEIAFDPALLANPDKAAKDAVASQRDVFAAKHDNLKDEREILSQRRHQTEEEITGLEGLIVTEDKQIEALEGETKDLESLIKRGLVTRERNLMLRRQQREIEGERATNVAAIARAKSAMAEIDMQILNLGTVRLNEAVEELSKVEAELFDLRQEERSAKDVLARTNVVAPVDGIVMDLKVHTAGGVVKPGETLMTVVPLGQQLVVEAMVRPEDVETIAPGQLARVSFPAFARYSLPPLDGVVEVVSADRMVEERSGAPYFAATVVIDKSELAKLEGRKLMPGMSSETMIRTGARTVLSYLAEPIAQNFRRAMREK; encoded by the coding sequence ATGCAGGATATGAAGGTCGTTCCCCTACCCGTTTCGCCACCCGCCGCACCGGTCCCCCTGCGTCTCACCGGCGTGACGTTCACCGGCTTCGCGATCATGTTCCTGTTCTTCGGCATGGCGGGGGGCTGGGCGACGCTTGCACCATTGGATAGCGCCGCCGTGGCACCGGGCGTGATCAAGGTTGCCGGCGACCGCAAGCTCATCCAGCACCTCGAGGGCGGGATCATCGCAGAGCTGCACGCCGCCAACGGTGATATCGTCAAGGCCGGCAAGGTCCTCATCCAGCTCGACAACACACCGGCAAAGGCGAGGCTTGACCTGATCCAGAACCGGATAGCAACGCGTGAGTCGCTTGCCGCTCGTCTCAGGGCTGAGCGTGACGGCAAGGCCGAGATCGCGTTTGATCCGGCATTGCTCGCAAACCCCGACAAAGCCGCAAAGGACGCGGTGGCCTCACAGCGTGACGTGTTCGCCGCGAAGCACGACAATTTGAAGGACGAGCGGGAAATTCTTAGCCAGCGCCGTCACCAGACCGAGGAAGAGATAACGGGACTGGAGGGGCTTATCGTCACCGAGGACAAGCAGATCGAAGCACTCGAGGGCGAAACCAAAGACCTTGAAAGCCTGATCAAGCGTGGGCTGGTCACGCGCGAGCGGAACCTGATGCTCAGACGACAACAGCGGGAGATCGAGGGGGAGCGCGCCACCAACGTCGCGGCCATCGCTCGCGCCAAAAGTGCCATGGCCGAGATCGACATGCAAATCTTGAACCTCGGCACGGTGCGGCTCAACGAGGCCGTCGAGGAGTTGAGCAAGGTCGAGGCGGAGTTGTTCGACCTCAGACAGGAGGAGCGTTCCGCCAAGGACGTGCTTGCCCGTACCAATGTCGTCGCCCCCGTTGACGGCATCGTCATGGACCTGAAGGTCCACACGGCGGGCGGCGTCGTAAAACCCGGCGAGACACTGATGACCGTCGTGCCGCTCGGACAGCAACTCGTGGTCGAGGCCATGGTCAGGCCGGAGGACGTCGAGACGATCGCCCCTGGACAACTCGCGCGCGTCAGTTTCCCGGCCTTCGCCCGCTACAGCCTCCCGCCGCTCGACGGCGTCGTGGAGGTCGTGTCGGCTGACCGGATGGTGGAGGAGCGCAGCGGTGCACCTTATTTCGCCGCGACCGTCGTGATCGACAAGAGCGAACTCGCCAAGCTGGAGGGCCGCAAGCTGATGCCCGGCATGTCGAGCGAAACGATGATCCGGACGGGTGCTCGCACCGTGCTTTCATATCTGGCTGAGCCGATCGCCCAGAACTTCCGCCGAGCGATGCGGGAAAAATAG
- a CDS encoding type I secretion system permease/ATPase translates to MQTNQQSPALQVVMKEARRAIRPMIWFSGGINVLMLTGAFYMLQVYHRVLSSHSLETLVMLSLMAAAALATMAALEVVRGRLLATVGSWMNARLAPVLLTASVEYAASAPGQASARPLRDLDQVRNFFTSPSIFPILDAPWAPLFFGSIFFMHPWLGWLALCGGIVLFALALLNEYLTRKPLTEAASAQSRAYVQAEAAIRNAEVVQAMGMLKPLLVGWKVQQDEANRGQVLAANRGGVIAAMARCHRLALQMAILGLGAYLVLRNEASPGIMISASILMGRALSPVEQAIGTWKATVGARAAYRRLAAVAGQHPEAISVLPLPRPKGKFEADNLVLARQGGEPILKGINFHLEPGEAMALIGPSAAGKTSLARILAGAWRPSGGRALLDGMDVAQWAAEDRGHYVGYLPQDIELFAGTVSENICRFAKLSPVVFDKVVKAAQLAGVHELIKGLPRGYLTEIGESGAVLSGGQRQRIGLARALYGDPALIILDEPNSNLDREGEEALIAALSTVKATGTTVILIAHRPNIMETVDKILILNRGQQDLFGPRDYVFNELAARARKVSQMPTIVAK, encoded by the coding sequence ATGCAAACAAACCAACAGTCCCCTGCCCTACAGGTGGTGATGAAAGAGGCCAGACGGGCCATCCGGCCGATGATCTGGTTCAGCGGTGGCATCAATGTGCTGATGCTGACCGGGGCGTTTTATATGCTCCAAGTCTACCACCGCGTATTGTCCAGTCACAGCTTGGAGACGTTGGTGATGCTGTCGCTGATGGCGGCAGCGGCACTCGCGACGATGGCGGCGCTCGAGGTGGTGCGCGGGCGTCTTCTGGCAACCGTCGGATCGTGGATGAACGCGCGGTTGGCGCCCGTGCTCCTAACCGCATCAGTTGAATATGCCGCCTCAGCGCCCGGCCAGGCCAGCGCCCGTCCGCTGCGCGACCTTGATCAAGTCCGGAATTTCTTCACCAGCCCGAGCATCTTCCCGATCCTTGACGCGCCTTGGGCTCCGCTGTTTTTCGGTTCCATATTCTTCATGCACCCTTGGCTAGGTTGGTTGGCGCTTTGCGGCGGGATCGTGCTGTTTGCGTTGGCGTTGCTCAATGAATACCTCACACGCAAGCCATTGACCGAGGCAGCAAGCGCACAGTCGCGGGCATATGTGCAGGCTGAGGCGGCGATCCGCAACGCCGAGGTTGTCCAGGCGATGGGCATGTTGAAGCCATTGCTGGTGGGCTGGAAGGTGCAGCAGGACGAGGCAAACAGAGGACAAGTTCTTGCTGCCAACCGTGGCGGCGTCATTGCTGCCATGGCGCGTTGTCACCGGCTGGCCCTGCAAATGGCCATACTGGGCCTTGGAGCTTATCTCGTCCTTCGCAACGAAGCTTCCCCCGGGATCATGATCTCCGCCTCGATCCTGATGGGTCGCGCCTTGTCCCCGGTCGAGCAAGCGATCGGCACATGGAAGGCGACGGTCGGAGCGCGTGCCGCTTACCGGCGTCTCGCCGCAGTCGCCGGCCAGCACCCGGAGGCCATATCGGTTCTGCCACTCCCACGACCGAAAGGTAAGTTTGAGGCCGACAACCTTGTGCTTGCCCGACAGGGCGGCGAGCCTATCCTGAAAGGGATCAACTTCCACCTCGAGCCGGGTGAAGCAATGGCGCTGATCGGCCCTAGCGCGGCCGGCAAGACCAGCCTGGCGCGAATACTGGCCGGTGCCTGGCGTCCATCGGGAGGGCGCGCGTTGCTTGATGGCATGGACGTTGCCCAATGGGCGGCGGAGGACCGTGGTCATTATGTCGGTTACCTGCCGCAGGACATCGAGCTCTTCGCCGGTACCGTCTCCGAAAACATCTGCCGCTTCGCAAAGCTCAGCCCCGTGGTCTTCGACAAGGTGGTCAAGGCCGCACAGCTGGCGGGAGTTCACGAACTGATCAAAGGATTGCCGAGGGGTTACCTCACAGAGATCGGCGAATCCGGCGCGGTCCTATCAGGCGGACAGCGCCAACGCATCGGGTTGGCGCGAGCACTCTACGGCGACCCGGCCCTCATTATCCTGGACGAGCCCAATTCCAACCTCGACCGCGAGGGTGAGGAGGCATTGATCGCCGCCCTCAGCACGGTCAAGGCGACAGGCACGACTGTCATCCTGATCGCGCACCGACCGAACATCATGGAGACGGTTGACAAGATATTGATCCTCAACCGGGGCCAACAGGACCTCTTCGGTCCACGCGACTATGTCTTCAATGAGCTCGCCGCGCGCGCCCGCAAGGTTAGCCAGATGCCGACCATAGTGGCGAAATAA